In the genome of Labrus mixtus chromosome 21, fLabMix1.1, whole genome shotgun sequence, one region contains:
- the LOC132955559 gene encoding C-reactive protein-like, translating into MKQLVLLAALCAGHASGKDLSEKVFTFPVESATSSVKLIANVAQPLTVLTMCMRFFSSLTRAQSLFSLDIPSQSNAFLLFKPSVDVYRLHINGAALDISGLPDETNEWNSVCWTWDSTSGLTALWVNGKRSPRAIMGASVSLSGVPSIILGQDQDSYGGGFDQSQSFVGDITDVHMWDKVISPCEIRFYMDGSAFTPGNLLSWNNLRFSTTGTVHEEQSDFNKSCF; encoded by the exons atgaaacagttaGTCTTACTGGCTGCACTCTGCGCTGGTCATGCTTCTGGAAAAG ATCTTTCAGAGAAGGTTTTTACTTTCCCAGTTGAAAGTGCAACTTCTTCTGTTAAGCTCATTGCCAACGTTGCGCAGCCCCTCACCGTTTTGACCATGTGCATGAGGTTTTTCTCGTCACTTACCCGAGCTCAGTCGCTGTTCTCACTGGACATCCCGTCTCAATCTAACGCCTTCCTGCTCTTCAAGCCCTCTGTGGATGTGTACAGACTGCACATCAATGGGGCTGCACTCGATATAAGTGGACTGCCCGATGAGACCAATGAATGGAACTCTGTCTGCTGGACGTGGGACTCCACCAGTGGCTTGACGGCACTGTGGGTCAACGGAAAGCGCAGTCCTCGGGCAATTATGGGTGCCTCAGTATCTCTCTCAGGGGTTCCCAGCATCATTTTGGGTCAAGATCAAGATAGTTATGGTGGAGGCTTTGACCAGAGTCAGTCCTTTGTTGGGGACATTACAGACGTCCACATGTGGGACAAAGTCATCTCTCCGTGTGAAATTAGGTTTTATATGGATGGTAGCGCCTTCACCCCCGGAAACCTTCTCAGCTGGAACAACCTAAGGTTCTCCACCACCGGCACTGTGCACGAGGAACAAAGCGACTTCAATAAGTCATGTTTTTAG
- the naglu gene encoding alpha-N-acetylglucosaminidase yields the protein MSPRSGCSPVLLVVLCLVVTAYCKFPSLDHIKPKASNKVQGRAVVELLKRLLGNRSTEFIVLVNRSLSNDSLDVCELRSTRNNKIFATGSSGVAVASGIYNYLKYFCNCHVSWSGDQLDLPRPLPRLTGVLRINTQHRFRYYQNVCTFSYSSVWWDWPRWEREIDWMALNGINLPLAFTGQEALWQEVYRALGLNQSEIEEFFSGPTFLAWNRMGNMFKFGGPLPQSWHVNQLLLQFKILERMRSFGMIPVLPAFSGNIPKGILRLYPEANVTRLGPWSHFNCSLSCSYILDPRDPLFLHIGSLYLSQVVKQFGTDHIYNTDTFNEMTPPSSDLAYLSAVSRSVFASMTAVDPQAIWLMQGWLFFSDAVFWKPARIQALLHGVPLGRMIVLDLFAETEPIFSYTESFYGQPFIWCMLQNFGGNSGFFGTVESVNSGPFKALHFPNSTLVGLGMTPEGIEQNPLMYELMTELAWRKEPVNLSSWVSLYAVRRYGSSHNNLTTAWRLLLSSVYNCTVPHYRNHNHSPLVRRPSFRMNTDLWYDPADLYKAWKMMIEAAPSLISKETFRYDLVDVTRQVLQVLTTSYYKDIVAAYHNQKLPELLTAGGVLVYDLLPELNRLLNSDPNFLLGTWLDRAQSLAIDDKEAELYDMNARNQLTLWGPSGEIIDYANKEWGGLMEDYYAQRWGLFVHTLVECLDSGQPFKQDTFNQAVFQVERGFIYNSRKYPTKPQGDTYEIAHKIFLKYYPQALKTL from the exons ATGTCACCCAGAAGCGGCTGTAGCCCGGTTCTGCTCGTCGTGCTGTGTCTAGTCGTGACCGCCTACTGTAAGTTTCCATCTCTGGACCACATAAAACCGAAAGCCAGCAACAAGGTTCAGGGGAGAGCAGTGGTGGAGCTGCTGAAGCGTCTTCTCGGGAACAGATCCACGGAGTTCATAGTGTTAGTCAACAGGAGCCTTTCCAATGACAGCCTGGATGTGTGTGAGCTTAGGTCCACTAGAAACAATAAGATATTCGCCACTGGCAGCTCGGGAGTGGCCGTGGCTTCTGGGATTTACAActatttgaaatatttctgcaaCTGCCATGTTTCCTGGTCGGGGGACCAGCTGGACCTCCCCCGTCCCCTGCCGAGGCTCACCGGCGTTTTGCGTATCAACACCCAGCACAG ATTCCGGTATTACCAGAACGTCTGCACATTTAGCTATTCCTCTGTGTGGTGGGACTGGCCTAGATGGGAGAGGGAGATCGACTGGATGGCACTCAATGGAATCAATCTTCCACTGGCCTTTACCGGCCAAGAAGCCTTGTGGCAAGAG GTTTATCGAGCTCTTGGGCTGAACCAGTCAGAGATCGAGGAGTTCTTCTCTGGCCCCACGTTTCTTGCCTGGAACCGAATGGGAAACATGTTCAAGTTTGGTGGGCCTCTACCACAGTCTTGGCATGTGAACCAGCTCTTACTCCAA TTTAAAATCCTGGAGCGTATGAGGTCCTTTGGCATGATTCCTGTGCTGCCAGCCTTTTCTGGGAATATTCCCAAGGGAATCCTCAG gtTGTATCCAGAAGCCAATGTTACCCGACTGGGGCCATGGTCTCATTTCAACTGCAGCTTGTCATGCTCCTACATCTTAGACCCTCGGGACCCACTTTTCCTCCACATAGGTTCCCTCTATCTGTCGCAGGTGGTAAAGCAGTTTGGAACGGATCACATCTACAACACCGACACCTTCAACGAGATGACTCCACCTTCGTCTGACCTGGCCTACTTGTCTGCAGTCAGTCGATCCGTCTTTGCCTCGATGACGGCAG tTGATCCTCAGGCAATTTGGCTGATGCAAGGCTGGCTGTTCTTCAGTGATGCAGTGTTTTGGAAGCCAGCCCGGATTCAGGCCTTGTTACACGGGGTGCCCCTCGGAAGAATGATCGTGCTGGACCTGTTTGCAGAGACCGAGCCAATTTTCTCCTACACCGAGTCTTTCTATGGACAGCCCTTCATCTGGTGCATGTTGCAAAACTTTGGGGGCAACAGTGGGTTCTTTGGAACAGTGGAGAGCGTCAATTCAGGGCCTTTCAAAGCCTTACATTTCCCAAACTCCACTCTGGTGGGCCTCGGCATGACACCTGAGGGAATTGAACAGAATCCTTTGATGTACGAGTTGATGACGGAGCTGGCTTGGCGCAAGGAGCCAGTCAACTTGTCCAGTTGGGTGTCGCTGTATGCAGTACGCCGCTATGGCAGCTCTCATAACAACTTGACCACGGCATGGAGGCTTTTGTTATCAAGTGTTTACAACTGCACAGTGCCTCATTACCGGAATCACAACCATAGCCCACTGGTACGCCGGCCTTCCTTTCGTATGAATACTGACCTTTGGTATGACCCTGCTGACTTGTACAAAGCCTGGAAAATGATGATTGAGGCAGCTCCATCTCTCATCTCCAAGGAGACCTTTAGGTATGATCTTGTGGATGTGACTCGGCAGGTCCTACAAGTCCTGACAACATCCTATTACAAGGATATCGTGGCGGCCTACCACAACCAGAAGCTGCCAGAGCTTCTGACTGCAGGCGGGGTTCTGGTTTATGATCTCTTACCTGAGCTTAATCGTTTACTGAACAGTGACCCCAACTTCCTGTTGGGCACATGGCTGGACCGGGCTCAATCTTTAGCCATAGATGACAAGGAGGCAGAGCTTTATGACATGAACGCCAGGAATCAGCTTACTCTATGGGGTCCCAGTGGTGAGATAATTGACTATGCTAACAAAGAGTGGGGAGGCCTCATGGAGGACTACTATGCCCAACGATGGGGGCTGTTTGTTCACACCCTGGTAGAGTGTCTGGACAGCGGACAACCGTTCAAACAGGACACCTTCAACCAGGCAGTTTTCCAGGTAGAACGGGGATTCATTTACAACAGCCGAAAATACCCAACCAAGCCTCAAGGAGACACTTACGAGATAGCCCACAAGATATTCCTCAAGTACTACCCACAGGCCTTAAAGACGCTATAG